A DNA window from Streptomyces bacillaris contains the following coding sequences:
- a CDS encoding pilus assembly protein TadG-related protein: MSVRSRKDSGQAFPIYVMMVAGLLFLAFAFFAVGKAAALRNGSQGGADAAALAAAQAAREDIETGFLAALPLETLDLFLQRPFTRYRPCAEARRLADANGNDQRSCAAEYGYPRYKVTVQVEGRKPVDSPVLPGSGRTLAKATATALIEFRCTWKAVDLTNDGIKDLYIFTCRNGAVFEISTSSQPDWSRVSKDLFDVRLVDQ, translated from the coding sequence ATCTCCGTTCGCTCGCGCAAGGACTCAGGGCAGGCTTTCCCCATCTACGTGATGATGGTGGCGGGTCTGCTCTTCCTTGCGTTCGCGTTCTTCGCCGTCGGCAAGGCGGCCGCTCTGCGCAACGGGTCCCAGGGTGGTGCGGACGCGGCTGCCCTGGCCGCCGCGCAAGCCGCTCGCGAGGACATCGAGACCGGGTTCCTCGCCGCCCTCCCGCTGGAAACGCTCGACCTGTTCCTGCAGCGGCCCTTCACGCGATACCGCCCCTGCGCCGAGGCGAGACGGCTGGCAGATGCCAACGGGAACGACCAGCGGTCCTGTGCGGCGGAGTATGGGTACCCTCGCTACAAGGTCACTGTGCAGGTCGAGGGACGCAAGCCCGTCGACTCGCCGGTTCTCCCCGGATCCGGGCGCACGCTCGCGAAGGCCACGGCGACCGCCCTCATCGAGTTCCGATGCACGTGGAAAGCCGTCGATCTCACGAACGACGGCATCAAGGACCTGTACATCTTCACGTGCAGAAATGGCGCGGTTTTCGAGATCTCCACGAGCAGTCAGCCCGACTGGTCCCGTGTGAGCAAAGATCTCTTCGATGTGCGGTTGGTCGACCAGTGA
- a CDS encoding response regulator, whose amino-acid sequence MYPHPERRSHHAGRPLRTSPPPPAPRGRPPALPSAPPEAKLRVVVADDNPVVRAGLGVLLSGRADIQVVAEAADGREAYEKTLHHRPDVVLLDVRMPGVDGISALPHLVGIAPVLMLTYSRESEIVHEALRLGAGGYLVHGEFTADQLVQAVRDTRNGRANFTATAADALLAHMRHGTAPDRAPLPDGLGAALTTAPPPPVHHLPRPGDPSESLSQLQPPVGQSSVTGGSVSPPNRQQYGLSSREVEVMDLIASGMSNQQIAATCFISEKTVKNHINRIFTKLHSTTRSEAIARWLGTAPRDPGRHP is encoded by the coding sequence GTGTACCCCCACCCCGAGAGGAGGTCGCACCATGCCGGGCGACCCCTTCGAACCAGCCCGCCGCCGCCTGCACCCCGCGGCCGGCCCCCCGCCCTGCCCTCCGCACCGCCCGAGGCCAAGCTCAGGGTGGTGGTGGCGGACGACAACCCCGTGGTGCGGGCGGGCCTGGGCGTCCTGCTTTCGGGCCGGGCGGACATCCAGGTCGTCGCGGAGGCGGCGGACGGCCGCGAGGCGTACGAGAAGACGCTGCACCACCGCCCGGACGTGGTTCTGCTGGACGTGCGGATGCCCGGGGTGGACGGCATCTCGGCGCTGCCGCACCTGGTGGGCATCGCCCCCGTACTGATGCTGACGTACAGCAGGGAGAGCGAGATCGTGCACGAGGCCCTGCGGCTGGGCGCGGGGGGCTACTTGGTGCACGGGGAGTTCACGGCGGACCAGCTGGTCCAGGCGGTACGGGACACGAGGAACGGCCGCGCCAACTTCACGGCCACGGCCGCCGACGCCCTGCTGGCCCACATGCGCCACGGCACGGCCCCGGACCGCGCCCCCCTGCCCGACGGCCTGGGCGCGGCCCTCACGACGGCCCCGCCGCCGCCCGTCCACCACCTCCCCCGACCGGGCGATCCTTCGGAAAGCCTTTCGCAACTGCAACCTCCTGTGGGACAGTCTTCTGTGACCGGGGGGTCGGTCTCTCCCCCCAACAGGCAGCAGTACGGGCTGAGTTCGCGAGAGGTGGAGGTCATGGACCTGATTGCGTCCGGAATGAGTAATCAGCAGATCGCCGCCACCTGCTTCATCAGCGAGAAGACCGTCAAGAACCACATCAACCGCATCTTCACCAAGCTCCACAGCACCACCCGCAGCGAGGCGATAGCCCGCTGGCTGGGCACGGCCCCCCGCGACCCCGGACGGCACCCATGA
- a CDS encoding sensor histidine kinase, which produces MAYQLSGGRPGLRANAGAGRTRDRTPMDATATGPMASDSAGAGSPATARTSTDSAGAGSTASDVGPTDSAAADVKATAVASSDPNAAPAPTAPTAPTASDPKTVLASTDLTATDLATDLARAHTDTPAAPAFAIQVNALQAMCRQVFGFRLAMIAIATPYAIAHTAPGLPTWFIGAAILVTFMGSYVLFRDWERFGPVLLRHPWLLAVDAVFGSLLLITATPESTLAYVTVCTPLLAGLVQGWRGAAVFAALQVVIVFGVYASVPKLEAGGATALLLPGFCVIAGAVGVALRNLLLRFGTATQALTETRARLAVNEAVEGERTRLAREMHDSVAKTLHGLALAADGLACSADRMDPPTVRHHAELVARAARRAAAESRELLTDLRREQGLEGGVDLVAELEAQAADFTARHPVGATFRRLSEDIPVPPVPQAVARQLLTVASEALENAHRHASPTYLVVLAGVKGDVLRVSVYDDGRGLPAGTTLESLRRAGHFGLVGMVERAASIGARIRIGRGKAERGTEVRVELPLAALTGVPPPARTPAPPAHD; this is translated from the coding sequence ATGGCATACCAACTGAGCGGCGGGCGCCCCGGCCTGAGGGCGAACGCCGGGGCGGGCCGGACGAGGGACCGCACGCCCATGGACGCCACGGCGACGGGCCCCATGGCCTCCGACTCCGCAGGGGCCGGCTCCCCGGCGACCGCCCGCACCTCCACCGACTCCGCAGGGGCCGGCTCCACGGCAAGTGACGTCGGGCCCACCGACTCCGCAGCGGCCGACGTCAAGGCGACCGCGGTCGCGTCCTCCGACCCGAATGCGGCCCCCGCTCCCACCGCTCCCACCGCCCCCACGGCCTCCGACCCGAAGACGGTCCTCGCCTCCACCGATCTCACAGCCACCGACCTGGCCACGGATCTGGCGCGGGCGCACACGGACACCCCGGCGGCCCCGGCCTTCGCCATCCAGGTCAACGCGCTGCAGGCCATGTGCCGCCAGGTGTTCGGCTTCCGGCTGGCGATGATCGCGATAGCGACCCCGTACGCCATCGCCCACACCGCCCCAGGCCTGCCCACCTGGTTCATCGGCGCGGCGATCCTGGTCACCTTCATGGGCTCGTACGTCCTGTTCCGCGACTGGGAACGGTTCGGCCCGGTCCTCCTGCGCCACCCCTGGCTGCTGGCCGTCGACGCGGTCTTCGGCTCGCTGCTGCTGATCACGGCGACGCCCGAGTCGACCCTCGCGTACGTCACCGTCTGCACCCCGCTGCTGGCGGGCCTGGTCCAGGGCTGGCGCGGGGCGGCGGTCTTCGCGGCGCTCCAGGTGGTGATCGTCTTCGGGGTGTACGCGAGCGTGCCGAAGCTGGAGGCGGGCGGCGCGACGGCGTTGCTCCTGCCCGGCTTCTGCGTGATCGCCGGGGCGGTGGGGGTGGCCCTGCGCAACCTCCTCCTGCGCTTCGGGACGGCCACGCAGGCGCTCACCGAGACCCGGGCGCGGCTGGCGGTGAACGAGGCGGTGGAGGGCGAACGCACGCGCCTGGCACGGGAGATGCACGACTCGGTGGCGAAGACCCTGCACGGCCTGGCGCTGGCCGCCGACGGCCTGGCGTGCTCGGCCGACCGGATGGACCCGCCGACGGTCCGGCACCACGCGGAGCTGGTGGCGAGGGCCGCGCGCCGGGCGGCGGCGGAGTCGCGGGAACTGCTCACGGACCTGCGGCGGGAACAGGGCCTGGAGGGCGGCGTGGACCTGGTCGCCGAACTGGAGGCGCAGGCAGCGGACTTCACCGCCCGCCACCCCGTCGGCGCGACGTTCCGCCGCCTCTCGGAGGACATCCCGGTCCCGCCGGTCCCGCAGGCGGTGGCGCGCCAGCTCCTGACGGTCGCCTCGGAGGCGCTGGAGAACGCGCACCGCCACGCGTCCCCCACGTACCTGGTCGTCCTCGCCGGGGTGAAGGGCGATGTGCTCCGAGTGAGCGTGTACGACGACGGCCGCGGCCTCCCCGCCGGAACCACGCTGGAGAGCCTGCGCCGGGCGGGCCACTTCGGCCTGGTCGGCATGGTGGAGCGGGCGGCGTCGATCGGGGCGCGGATCAGGATCGGCCGGGGGAAGGCGGAGCGGGGGACGGAGGTACGGGTGGAACTGCCGCTGGCGGCCCTGACGGGCGTACCCCCACCGGCCCGGACGCCCGCCCCTCCCGCCCACGACTGA
- a CDS encoding DUF5936 domain-containing protein — MDLLLALVVGIAVYGAIHGIRMYRADAKLPGDLAVALESGATRTSAVGSGIDRLGIRWAPLVLRMMGPKAVNKKRRQIDLAGNPGGLTIDRYAARRAVYGALGLLGAFSMLLQGQVFLALLMIAFGLFWVEVGIWSAVRVRREHIERTLPDFLDVLAVVVSAGLGFRQALDRVAEKYEGPWSDELRITLRQMDMGVSRRQAFEELRRRNDSEQVAMFVTTLQQGEELGAPIVETLIQIANDMRRTDAQNARRKAARAVPKATFAVTSFLLPGTLVLLTVGFVYGANVDFSFLTGG, encoded by the coding sequence ATGGACCTGCTGCTCGCCCTGGTGGTCGGCATCGCCGTCTACGGGGCCATCCACGGCATCCGGATGTACCGCGCCGACGCCAAGCTCCCCGGCGACCTCGCCGTGGCCCTGGAGTCCGGCGCCACCCGCACGAGCGCGGTGGGTTCCGGCATCGACCGGCTCGGCATCCGCTGGGCCCCGCTGGTGCTGCGGATGATGGGCCCGAAGGCGGTCAACAAGAAGCGCCGCCAGATCGACCTGGCCGGAAACCCGGGCGGCCTCACCATCGACCGTTACGCGGCGCGCCGCGCGGTCTACGGCGCGCTCGGCCTCCTGGGCGCCTTCTCCATGCTCCTCCAGGGCCAGGTCTTCCTCGCGCTCCTCATGATCGCGTTCGGCCTGTTCTGGGTGGAGGTGGGCATCTGGTCGGCGGTCCGGGTCCGCCGCGAGCACATCGAACGCACCCTGCCGGACTTCCTCGACGTCCTCGCCGTCGTCGTCTCCGCCGGACTCGGCTTCCGGCAGGCGCTGGACCGGGTGGCGGAGAAGTACGAGGGCCCGTGGTCCGACGAACTGCGCATCACCCTGCGCCAGATGGACATGGGCGTCAGCCGCCGCCAGGCCTTCGAGGAGCTGCGCAGACGCAACGACTCGGAGCAGGTCGCGATGTTCGTCACCACGCTCCAGCAGGGCGAGGAGCTGGGCGCCCCGATCGTCGAGACGCTCATCCAGATCGCCAACGACATGCGCCGCACCGACGCCCAGAACGCACGCCGCAAGGCGGCCAGGGCGGTCCCGAAGGCGACGTTCGCGGTGACGTCGTTCCTGCTGCCGGGCACGCTCGTTCTCCTCACGGTGGGATTCGTGTACGGAGCGAATGTCGACTTCTCGTTTCTCACGGGCGGCTGA
- a CDS encoding type II secretion system F family protein, which translates to MDNVNLPLVTVGVTLLACVLGVMGLYAYSGGKADRDALVERLSHVGQLPETGRHRRFKGLDRRLRATALGRKLELKLASTGLELTPGEFFVYALVAMAGLWMIASSMLAAFFGPVAALIGLWGTNTFLNWQRTKRTERFINQLPELSRILANATQAGLALRTALSMAAEEMENPAGEELARVARRLAVGESLEEALSELTDRLPSRELVVLVTTLVLSNRAGGTVVSSLRNLTETLEERKETRREVKTQLSQVTVTAYAVPAFGIGAMLLMNAVMPGALDRMTGAFIGQAAVVVAIALYAIGFVVIRRLSRIDV; encoded by the coding sequence ATGGACAACGTCAACCTCCCCCTGGTCACCGTCGGCGTCACGCTGCTCGCCTGTGTGCTCGGCGTGATGGGCCTGTACGCCTACTCCGGCGGCAAGGCTGACCGCGACGCGCTCGTGGAGCGGCTCTCCCATGTCGGCCAGCTCCCCGAGACCGGCCGCCACCGCCGCTTCAAGGGCCTGGACCGCAGGCTGCGGGCCACCGCGCTCGGCCGGAAGCTGGAACTGAAACTCGCTTCGACCGGCTTGGAGTTGACCCCCGGCGAGTTCTTCGTCTACGCCCTGGTCGCGATGGCCGGACTGTGGATGATCGCCTCCTCCATGCTCGCGGCGTTCTTCGGCCCGGTCGCCGCCCTGATCGGCCTCTGGGGCACCAACACGTTCCTCAACTGGCAACGTACGAAGCGCACCGAGCGGTTCATCAACCAACTCCCCGAACTCTCCCGCATCCTGGCCAACGCCACCCAGGCCGGGCTGGCCCTGCGCACCGCGCTCTCCATGGCGGCGGAGGAGATGGAGAACCCGGCGGGCGAGGAACTGGCCCGGGTGGCGAGGAGGTTGGCGGTGGGAGAATCCCTGGAGGAAGCCCTGAGCGAGCTGACCGACCGCCTCCCTTCCCGTGAACTGGTCGTCCTCGTCACGACCTTGGTGCTCTCCAACCGGGCCGGCGGTACGGTCGTCAGCTCCCTGCGCAACCTCACCGAGACGCTGGAGGAGCGCAAGGAGACCCGCCGCGAGGTCAAGACCCAGCTCTCCCAGGTCACCGTCACCGCCTATGCCGTACCGGCGTTCGGCATCGGCGCGATGCTCCTGATGAACGCGGTCATGCCGGGCGCCCTGGACCGGATGACGGGCGCGTTCATCGGCCAGGCGGCGGTGGTCGTGGCCATCGCCCTGTACGCCATCGGGTTCGTGGTCATCCGCCGCCTGTCCCGTATCGACGTCTGA